In the genome of Chitinivibrio alkaliphilus ACht1, one region contains:
- a CDS encoding STAS domain-containing protein, which translates to MSEANISYAFLDKTGCVIKLSGAIKYATVAPSFEQFIDELSTKTEVNNIVIDMRDCTYIDSTDLGLLARIALYQINKKDSPQPVIVYKQGSDIQKILEDIGFSRVFKMVNTLEVSTENFTTVENTGVQNELNMAKLMIDSHEKLLEIDPENEKKFSTVIRLMKENLTMLEENGDT; encoded by the coding sequence ATGAGTGAAGCCAATATCTCCTATGCCTTTCTTGATAAAACCGGATGTGTCATAAAGCTTTCCGGTGCAATTAAGTATGCCACGGTTGCACCAAGCTTTGAACAGTTTATTGATGAACTTTCAACGAAAACTGAAGTTAATAATATCGTGATTGATATGCGTGATTGTACCTACATTGACAGCACTGATCTCGGCTTGCTTGCACGAATTGCTCTGTATCAGATTAATAAAAAAGACTCTCCCCAGCCGGTTATTGTGTATAAACAAGGAAGCGATATACAAAAGATACTTGAGGATATTGGGTTTTCTCGTGTATTCAAAATGGTAAATACTCTTGAAGTTTCTACGGAGAATTTCACCACTGTTGAAAATACGGGGGTGCAAAACGAGCTTAACATGGCAAAGCTTATGATAGACTCTCATGAGAAGCTCTTAGAAATTGACCCAGAGAACGAGAAGAAGTTTAGTACGGTGATCCGTCTCATGAAGGAGAACCTTACCATGCTTGAAGAGAACGGAGATACTTAA
- a CDS encoding class I SAM-dependent methyltransferase: MAQDKFIRFLRKNALPHVDIHTLIMEEYRPELFNALLEIFPHINLKTSNFALSCHAQEHNVETSFSHFPCPSSPEPCLLILSPCSRRNKELYSSLCEIGPVSQLWVVGETNRGVKSFAKQFNCQSHAVGGGGRILAPLQEPPTALCREYAHTSYSFLGRSIEVVTCPGLFSHGKVDRGTQLLLSVLEDITLTGKYVLDLGCGSGVLSRAALIKNAASVWATDISAVALDMTQKNVSPHSAAMTTSPSTMGNTIDTTFTVILTNPPFHTGKTCVHTMAAPWMRAVKRLLDLEGTAYVVANSFLPYEEYALQYFTTCSIVRKEAGFTVYEIRGHREGRTKEFTSATSCFVP, from the coding sequence GTGGCTCAAGATAAATTTATTCGATTTCTGAGAAAAAACGCGCTTCCCCATGTGGATATACACACCCTGATAATGGAAGAGTACCGTCCCGAACTTTTTAATGCGCTTCTGGAAATCTTTCCCCATATAAATCTCAAAACAAGCAATTTTGCCTTATCATGCCATGCCCAAGAGCACAACGTAGAAACCTCTTTTTCCCACTTTCCGTGCCCCTCTTCTCCCGAACCATGCCTCCTGATACTTTCGCCGTGTAGCAGACGCAACAAAGAGCTCTATTCCTCCCTCTGTGAAATCGGACCTGTATCTCAGCTCTGGGTTGTCGGTGAAACAAACCGGGGAGTAAAGTCTTTTGCGAAACAGTTCAACTGTCAATCTCATGCTGTTGGTGGCGGTGGTAGAATCCTTGCTCCCCTTCAAGAGCCCCCCACAGCCCTCTGTCGAGAGTATGCACATACTTCGTACTCTTTTCTTGGAAGATCCATAGAGGTAGTCACCTGTCCCGGGCTATTTTCTCACGGGAAAGTAGATCGAGGCACGCAACTACTGCTCTCCGTGCTTGAAGATATTACACTTACAGGAAAATATGTGCTTGATTTGGGATGCGGCTCCGGTGTTCTCTCCCGTGCGGCCCTCATTAAAAATGCCGCCTCTGTGTGGGCGACAGATATCTCCGCCGTAGCCTTGGATATGACGCAGAAAAACGTCTCTCCCCACTCTGCTGCCATGACAACATCTCCTTCGACCATGGGAAACACCATTGATACAACCTTCACGGTTATTTTGACCAACCCACCCTTTCATACGGGAAAAACCTGCGTACATACCATGGCTGCTCCGTGGATGAGAGCGGTGAAACGCCTGTTAGACCTTGAGGGTACAGCCTATGTGGTGGCAAATAGTTTTCTCCCCTATGAAGAATATGCCCTTCAGTATTTTACCACCTGTTCTATCGTGAGAAAAGAAGCGGGCTTTACGGTGTATGAAATACGAGGGCACAGAGAAGGGAGAACAAAAGAGTTTACTTCTGCAACAAGCTGTTTCGTTCCGTAA
- the thiL gene encoding thiamine-phosphate kinase — MIDEKKVIDQISAQFADTGSAPFLQRIGDDCAVRSVDGGYHLYSADVLVENVHFSHSYMTLFEIGRKTAAVNISDIAAMGGIPDSLTIQLVCPPIENLADAIKELYSGIHELCETYQITLAGGDLSRGPCWVIACSIVGTQNTRVVYREGATIGDELWVTGTPGLSSLGFDILQRHGRIKAEKLAPHAVRAHVSPSPQVKAGQLLAACHDVHAMIDVSDGIAKEARLLSNSCGKGACIYVPSTIKKKLQHPESLQAPEHYFLSGGEDYELLFATAPGFIPPPEVSCMQIGHIIDTPGIFQIDGTPWQESPWDHFSGEA, encoded by the coding sequence ATGATAGATGAAAAGAAAGTAATCGATCAAATATCTGCACAATTTGCAGACACCGGTTCAGCCCCTTTCCTTCAACGGATCGGTGATGATTGCGCTGTACGTTCCGTTGACGGGGGGTATCACTTATACAGTGCTGATGTACTTGTTGAGAATGTGCACTTTTCACACTCATACATGACTCTTTTCGAGATTGGGCGAAAAACCGCTGCTGTCAATATCAGCGATATTGCGGCCATGGGAGGAATACCGGACTCTCTTACTATACAGCTTGTCTGCCCTCCCATTGAAAATCTTGCCGACGCCATTAAAGAGCTCTATTCCGGAATTCATGAGTTATGCGAAACATACCAAATCACCCTTGCCGGTGGAGATCTTTCCAGAGGCCCCTGTTGGGTTATTGCCTGCTCAATTGTAGGTACGCAAAACACCCGTGTGGTATATCGTGAAGGGGCAACAATCGGCGATGAACTATGGGTAACAGGTACTCCGGGGTTAAGCAGCCTCGGCTTTGATATTCTTCAGCGACACGGGCGCATAAAAGCAGAAAAACTGGCTCCTCATGCGGTGAGAGCTCACGTTTCTCCATCTCCCCAGGTGAAAGCAGGGCAATTGCTTGCGGCGTGCCATGATGTTCATGCCATGATTGATGTATCTGACGGTATTGCCAAGGAAGCACGTCTGCTCTCTAATTCCTGTGGGAAAGGTGCGTGTATCTATGTGCCATCAACCATCAAGAAGAAATTACAGCACCCGGAATCTCTGCAGGCACCGGAACACTACTTTCTTTCAGGAGGTGAAGATTATGAGCTTCTTTTTGCAACCGCTCCGGGATTTATACCTCCGCCAGAAGTCTCTTGCATGCAGATTGGCCATATTATCGATACTCCCGGTATCTTTCAAATAGATGGGACTCCCTGGCAAGAATCACCTTGGGATCATTTTTCAGGAGAAGCATAG
- the ilvD gene encoding dihydroxy-acid dehydratase, whose product MGFTLRSDTILKGRKMAGARSLMRANGMKDSQMGKPVIAIANSFTQFVPGHVHLHEVGQYVKKEIEKLGCFAAEFNTIAVDDGISMGHGGMLYSLPSRELIADSVEYMANAHCADALICIPNCDKIVPGMLMAAMRLNIPTIFVSGGPMEAGRSGERKLDLVDAIVSGADASVSEEELKEIEANACPTCGSCSGMFTANSMNSLTEAIGLALPGQATVVATHKKRREYLDKGARQIVENAKAYYFEGDTSVLPRNIATRTSFENAMALDIAMGGSTNTVLHLLAMAQSAGVDYTMKDMDRLSRKVPCLSKVAPNSPIYHMEDVNRAGGIMGILGELDRAGLIDGTTSRVDRMSLSEALDAYDIMRDTVSDEALAIYSAAPAGAVSRTMASQDSYYESLDKDRENGCIRSVEHAYTKEGGLAVLFGNIAEKGCVVKTAGVDESIYTFSGTARVFDSQDLACEAILDDKVSAGDVVVIRYEGPAGGPGMQEMLYPTSFLKGKQLGSKCALITDGRFSGGTSGLSIGHISPEAVSGGAIALIRDGDTISISIEERRISLDVSAEELQKRRTEEDAKGDEAFRPVRERKISDSLKLYGYFAQSADMGAVRKLPQDYL is encoded by the coding sequence ATGGGCTTTACATTACGAAGCGATACCATTTTGAAAGGACGAAAAATGGCCGGGGCGCGTAGTCTTATGCGTGCAAACGGGATGAAAGATTCTCAAATGGGGAAACCGGTTATTGCCATAGCAAACTCCTTTACACAATTTGTGCCTGGCCATGTTCACTTGCATGAGGTTGGGCAATATGTAAAAAAAGAGATTGAAAAACTTGGTTGTTTTGCCGCAGAATTTAACACCATTGCTGTGGATGATGGCATTTCCATGGGGCATGGCGGAATGCTGTACTCCCTGCCTTCTCGAGAGCTTATCGCCGACTCCGTTGAGTACATGGCAAATGCTCATTGCGCAGATGCTCTTATCTGTATTCCCAATTGTGACAAGATCGTGCCGGGAATGCTGATGGCAGCCATGCGATTAAATATTCCTACCATCTTTGTATCCGGTGGTCCCATGGAGGCGGGGCGTTCAGGAGAACGAAAGCTTGATCTCGTGGATGCAATTGTCAGTGGTGCTGATGCTTCAGTATCTGAAGAAGAGCTCAAAGAGATTGAAGCCAATGCCTGCCCTACGTGCGGGTCCTGCTCTGGTATGTTTACAGCGAATTCAATGAATTCCCTTACAGAAGCTATCGGACTTGCCCTGCCTGGACAGGCAACGGTAGTGGCAACTCATAAAAAAAGAAGAGAGTATCTCGACAAGGGCGCTCGGCAAATTGTTGAAAATGCCAAGGCATACTATTTTGAAGGTGATACCAGTGTATTACCACGAAATATTGCGACACGTACTTCTTTTGAAAATGCCATGGCCCTCGATATTGCCATGGGAGGATCGACAAATACGGTTCTACATCTTCTTGCCATGGCCCAAAGTGCTGGGGTTGATTATACCATGAAAGATATGGATCGTCTTTCACGAAAGGTGCCATGTCTGAGTAAAGTAGCTCCCAATTCTCCCATATATCATATGGAAGATGTGAATCGAGCCGGAGGTATCATGGGTATTTTAGGTGAGCTGGATCGTGCCGGCCTTATAGATGGAACCACATCCCGAGTAGATCGCATGAGCTTGTCAGAAGCCTTAGATGCCTACGATATTATGCGTGATACCGTTTCTGATGAGGCCCTTGCAATATATAGTGCAGCTCCTGCTGGAGCCGTTTCCCGGACCATGGCATCACAAGATTCCTATTATGAAAGCCTTGATAAAGACCGCGAAAATGGATGTATTCGGAGTGTAGAGCATGCGTATACAAAAGAAGGTGGCTTAGCGGTTCTTTTCGGCAATATTGCAGAAAAGGGATGTGTTGTTAAAACTGCCGGTGTGGATGAATCCATCTATACCTTTTCTGGGACAGCTCGTGTCTTTGACTCCCAAGATCTTGCTTGTGAGGCTATTCTTGATGACAAGGTGTCTGCAGGAGATGTGGTTGTTATTCGGTATGAAGGACCTGCTGGGGGGCCCGGTATGCAGGAGATGCTCTATCCCACTTCTTTTTTAAAGGGAAAACAGCTTGGGTCGAAATGTGCACTCATAACTGATGGACGCTTTTCCGGCGGTACATCTGGACTTTCTATTGGCCATATTTCTCCCGAAGCGGTTTCAGGTGGTGCGATTGCTCTTATTCGTGATGGAGATACTATTTCAATATCCATTGAAGAGAGACGCATCTCCCTTGATGTTTCAGCGGAGGAGCTTCAAAAACGCCGTACTGAAGAGGACGCCAAGGGAGATGAAGCGTTTCGTCCGGTGCGCGAACGGAAGATCTCTGACTCCTTAAAACTCTACGGATATTTCGCGCAATCTGCCGATATGGGAGCAGTAAGAAAACTTCCTCAGGATTATCTCTAA
- a CDS encoding S8 family serine peptidase has translation MKPVCIILLISLYVFAGKSALTAVYEAMGIDPMPGILHRTPALRQENYSRVRRRNDSTLSGWFSTTSLRSIHPQSYFEAARFLEPLLDSARAQTQLSTPPLYKESPLGGKGVVLGVVDVGFDYTHPAFRDTTGQLRILAAWDQQSTEGPTPSPWEYGSEYRGEREIRAAKHDSQRESSHGTHVAAIMGGSLVKGAESYQGVAPEGGFVFVTTDFSEVGIVDAVEYIFAEAERLNLPAVVNLSLGSSFGPHDGTSFVDRMHKKYNGPGRIIVSAAGNSGHHRRFVQGRVKEDTPFKTVTPLPWRSKYVDFWIEEGANIEVTPSLYTMDGVRKHTLKPFTPGIPYADTLVSGDDTLQIFGGYEKENPFNQKMNYLFLLRNNESSLYTRYYFGVTITGAAGSIMGWNAYYSSFLSLGKEGYQRGDTVHTLIDGGGTSPGALTVGAWVSKDSFINTAGKKQEVNHPERLFDKAHFTSIGPTIDGRNKPEITAPGHGVVSAYNSFNTTHTDSSQVVARIPYESRTYSYGVKSGTSMATPFVSGAAALLLEIDATLSRETILEILYESARRDEYTGPARNASYDSWGAGKIDVAKAIMEAAARKDGSRDEPLLLLDEILWYNNQLFTTSKEIHSVEVYTVKGRRIMKKEVSPRRLLSLAHISPQILFLRFHTTRGTVETRIRVR, from the coding sequence ATGAAACCTGTCTGTATTATACTACTCATTTCTTTGTATGTCTTTGCTGGCAAATCTGCTCTGACAGCAGTGTATGAAGCTATGGGAATAGACCCCATGCCCGGCATTTTGCATAGGACGCCCGCGTTGCGGCAGGAGAATTATTCCCGCGTACGTAGAAGAAATGACTCAACTCTTTCAGGGTGGTTTTCAACAACGTCTCTACGGTCGATACATCCCCAAAGCTATTTTGAAGCAGCACGGTTTTTGGAACCGCTGCTCGACTCTGCCCGTGCCCAAACACAACTTTCTACGCCCCCGCTATACAAAGAATCTCCCCTAGGGGGAAAGGGAGTTGTCCTTGGTGTTGTCGATGTGGGCTTTGACTACACTCACCCTGCCTTTCGTGATACAACCGGCCAGCTGCGAATTCTTGCTGCTTGGGACCAGCAAAGCACCGAGGGCCCCACCCCAAGCCCGTGGGAATACGGGAGTGAATACCGTGGGGAACGAGAAATACGTGCGGCCAAGCACGATTCACAACGGGAAAGTTCCCATGGCACTCATGTAGCTGCAATTATGGGAGGCTCTCTCGTAAAAGGGGCAGAATCGTACCAAGGTGTTGCACCGGAGGGTGGCTTTGTTTTTGTTACCACAGACTTTTCAGAAGTAGGTATTGTAGATGCGGTAGAGTATATTTTTGCAGAGGCAGAACGTCTCAATCTTCCTGCGGTGGTAAATTTGAGTCTTGGCTCTTCCTTTGGCCCCCACGATGGAACATCCTTTGTTGACCGGATGCATAAAAAATATAATGGACCGGGACGAATTATTGTGTCGGCTGCGGGAAACAGTGGGCATCATCGCCGTTTTGTGCAGGGGCGAGTCAAGGAAGATACCCCCTTTAAAACCGTAACCCCACTTCCCTGGAGGAGTAAATATGTTGATTTCTGGATTGAAGAGGGTGCAAATATTGAAGTAACCCCCTCTTTGTATACTATGGATGGTGTACGAAAACATACTCTTAAACCGTTTACCCCGGGTATCCCCTACGCTGACACCCTTGTTTCTGGGGATGATACTCTGCAGATATTCGGAGGATATGAAAAGGAAAACCCCTTTAATCAAAAGATGAACTATCTATTTTTATTGCGGAATAATGAAAGCTCTCTCTATACCCGCTATTATTTTGGCGTCACAATTACGGGTGCTGCCGGTTCTATTATGGGATGGAACGCCTACTACTCTTCTTTTCTCTCTCTTGGTAAAGAGGGGTATCAAAGAGGTGATACTGTGCATACCCTGATTGACGGCGGTGGTACCAGTCCGGGAGCACTTACCGTAGGTGCGTGGGTTTCCAAAGATTCCTTTATAAATACTGCTGGGAAAAAGCAGGAGGTAAATCATCCCGAACGTCTCTTTGATAAGGCACACTTTACCAGTATTGGCCCAACCATAGATGGGCGAAACAAACCTGAAATAACAGCTCCTGGGCATGGCGTTGTATCGGCATACAACTCCTTTAATACAACCCATACAGACAGCTCGCAGGTTGTTGCACGTATACCGTATGAATCCCGAACATACTCCTACGGGGTAAAGTCTGGAACCTCCATGGCAACGCCCTTTGTGAGCGGAGCCGCAGCTCTTCTTTTGGAAATAGACGCAACCCTTTCGCGAGAAACCATCCTCGAAATACTGTATGAAAGTGCTCGTCGAGATGAGTATACCGGTCCAGCACGGAATGCATCATATGATTCATGGGGAGCTGGCAAAATAGATGTAGCAAAGGCTATTATGGAAGCCGCAGCTCGAAAAGATGGATCACGGGATGAGCCGCTCCTCCTTTTAGATGAGATATTGTGGTATAATAATCAATTATTTACCACGAGTAAGGAGATACACTCCGTAGAAGTGTACACAGTCAAAGGGAGAAGAATTATGAAGAAAGAAGTCTCCCCGAGGAGACTTCTTTCTTTAGCGCATATTTCGCCGCAAATACTTTTTCTTCGATTTCACACTACACGCGGAACCGTTGAAACTCGCATTCGGGTACGCTGA
- the hslO gene encoding Hsp33 family molecular chaperone HslO yields MAGTLLTSISQSGGVRCIVANTTDPITTLFAEQKPATLSGIMLGRALTAAALMGSTMKTGQRVGLVFEGAGPLGKIVTEGDAQGHIRGVVHNDSLDFNSMTAVDEQIRTSLGVPGILSVVKDMGLKTPYRGSVALQSGEIGDDLAHYLTESEQIPSAVSVGVIPDVDGVSLEAAGGFLVQALPNEGGRVAPDEIESISEFIEKLPPVTELLRQGAGVEELTSQIFGTVPYTILGARPVTYSCLCNRKKSIKRIAQLPSSEIADIFDRDTCVEIQCEYCKKTYTITEDEVKGYSP; encoded by the coding sequence ATGGCAGGAACACTTCTTACGAGCATCTCTCAATCGGGGGGTGTTCGTTGTATTGTGGCAAACACAACAGACCCTATTACCACTCTCTTTGCGGAACAAAAACCTGCGACTCTCTCAGGAATAATGCTGGGAAGGGCCCTCACAGCTGCAGCCCTTATGGGAAGTACCATGAAAACGGGACAGCGAGTGGGGCTGGTTTTTGAAGGTGCTGGGCCACTCGGTAAAATAGTTACAGAGGGTGATGCACAGGGGCATATCAGAGGGGTTGTTCACAACGACTCCCTTGACTTTAATTCCATGACGGCCGTGGATGAACAGATTCGTACCTCCTTGGGCGTTCCTGGAATACTCTCTGTGGTAAAAGACATGGGACTTAAAACACCATACCGGGGTAGTGTAGCCCTTCAGTCCGGTGAGATTGGGGATGATCTTGCGCACTATCTAACAGAGTCGGAACAGATTCCATCGGCAGTATCCGTTGGGGTAATACCCGATGTGGATGGAGTTTCTTTGGAGGCAGCAGGTGGGTTCCTTGTACAAGCACTTCCCAACGAGGGAGGACGTGTTGCCCCTGATGAAATAGAAAGTATCAGTGAGTTTATAGAAAAACTTCCTCCTGTAACAGAGCTGTTACGACAAGGTGCAGGAGTGGAAGAGCTTACCAGTCAAATATTTGGAACCGTTCCGTATACCATACTTGGAGCCAGACCTGTTACCTACTCATGTCTTTGTAACAGAAAGAAATCGATTAAACGAATTGCTCAACTCCCATCTTCAGAAATTGCGGATATCTTTGATCGTGATACTTGTGTAGAAATTCAATGCGAATATTGCAAAAAAACGTATACTATTACAGAAGATGAAGTGAAAGGGTACTCACCATGA
- a CDS encoding adenosine kinase — protein MGMDLSGKSEDIQAITGVGAALMDYISAESEAFIEHHRITRGGMTLVSNERIAELLAATEGTVQKSPGGSACNTITGYAKLGGAASFVGSIGKDSTGRLLTEHLCLRGVSPCLLEKDTPTGRVLSIVTPDGERSMQTFLGASADTAPADITEKMFSSCGLVHIEGYLFFNRDLIISVAEAARRKNRLISLDLASFTVVESDREAFQYFVRTYVDIVFANEEEARAYTGAKDDEAAVRSLSEDTTIAVVKQGSRGSLIFTQETLYDIPPVTMSHAPVDTTGAGDLWAAGFLYAYLHGASIDTAGRLGSLCGYEVCQVQGAQIPEEKWEYIRREWRALQGA, from the coding sequence ATGGGAATGGATCTCTCGGGAAAGTCAGAGGATATACAGGCTATTACAGGCGTCGGCGCAGCTCTTATGGACTATATCAGTGCAGAGTCTGAAGCATTTATTGAACATCACCGTATTACTCGGGGAGGAATGACCCTTGTGTCAAATGAAAGAATAGCTGAGCTCCTCGCTGCTACAGAGGGAACGGTACAAAAAAGTCCTGGCGGATCAGCATGCAATACCATAACGGGATATGCAAAACTAGGGGGAGCAGCTTCGTTTGTTGGATCAATTGGAAAAGACTCCACGGGAAGATTACTCACAGAGCATCTCTGCCTCCGTGGTGTTTCACCATGCCTCTTGGAGAAAGATACTCCCACGGGAAGAGTGCTTTCCATAGTAACCCCGGACGGTGAACGGTCTATGCAAACCTTCCTTGGGGCTTCAGCCGATACAGCCCCTGCTGATATTACAGAAAAGATGTTTAGCTCTTGTGGACTTGTACATATCGAAGGGTATCTCTTTTTTAACCGAGATCTCATTATTTCCGTAGCAGAAGCAGCCCGTCGGAAAAATCGACTTATTTCACTTGATCTAGCAAGTTTTACCGTTGTAGAATCAGATAGAGAGGCCTTCCAATACTTTGTTCGTACCTATGTTGATATTGTCTTTGCCAATGAAGAAGAAGCACGTGCCTACACTGGCGCAAAAGATGACGAAGCAGCCGTACGATCCCTATCAGAAGACACCACCATCGCAGTAGTAAAGCAGGGAAGCCGAGGGAGTCTCATTTTCACTCAGGAAACCCTCTACGATATTCCTCCTGTTACGATGTCACACGCTCCGGTTGATACCACCGGTGCAGGAGATCTCTGGGCTGCCGGTTTTCTCTATGCGTATTTGCATGGGGCATCAATTGATACAGCGGGAAGGCTTGGTTCTCTCTGTGGATATGAAGTATGTCAAGTACAAGGGGCGCAAATTCCTGAAGAGAAATGGGAGTACATTCGTCGAGAGTGGCGCGCTCTTCAAGGCGCTTAA
- a CDS encoding DUF4416 family protein translates to MAQERTPEKVLLFMGVMYTDASCLQDGLETLEYRFGKIKSSCGPVRFSSISPYYDTEMGGEVWKRYFFFNHLIDRDQLPDIKVYTNEIEGQMSVKGKRRINLDPGYLATEKFVLASAKNFFHRIYLRRGIFAEVTLHFRNKRVKEFSWTYQDYVLPEVQNLILTERNSLLQK, encoded by the coding sequence ATGGCACAGGAACGCACCCCCGAAAAAGTATTACTCTTTATGGGAGTTATGTATACCGATGCTTCCTGTTTACAGGACGGATTGGAAACATTAGAGTATCGCTTTGGAAAAATAAAATCATCCTGTGGCCCCGTCCGTTTTAGTAGCATTTCCCCGTATTATGATACAGAAATGGGGGGAGAGGTGTGGAAACGCTATTTCTTTTTTAATCACCTCATTGATCGTGATCAACTTCCTGATATTAAGGTTTACACTAATGAGATCGAGGGACAAATGAGCGTGAAGGGAAAACGAAGAATTAATCTTGATCCTGGATATCTCGCCACGGAAAAATTTGTCTTGGCATCAGCAAAGAATTTTTTTCACCGAATCTACCTTCGACGGGGCATTTTTGCAGAAGTTACCTTACATTTTCGCAATAAACGAGTGAAAGAATTTTCATGGACCTATCAAGACTACGTACTTCCGGAAGTACAAAATTTGATTCTTACGGAACGAAACAGCTTGTTGCAGAAGTAA
- a CDS encoding 7-cyano-7-deazaguanine synthase — protein sequence MNRQARCLVLFSGGLDSVVAAQVMKEQGVEVELLHFVLPFDSYAGNTHESVRTYAEQLHLPLHILMEGAEFLTMVRENHYGTGSAVNPCIDCRIFRLRRAKQYMKEHGFDFLVTGEVVGQRPMSQRLELMPLIEEQADLHGLLLRPLSAQYLEPTIPEKEGWVDRKSLFAISGRSRKMQQELLRKYDLRSQTPGGGCILTEKEFARRYHYIEKNFGMNLLLFQLLSVGRYVLVSKEVCCIVGRDDRDNQRILAYLERNDASYPTLRMAHTEGPLGVLISQIPLTKKLYEEAGAILARYSKERQNTQTEVLVDTPEGSSMSCVVTPASSQFCQERLL from the coding sequence ATGAATAGGCAGGCACGGTGCTTGGTTCTTTTTTCCGGAGGACTCGATTCAGTCGTTGCAGCACAGGTAATGAAAGAACAGGGAGTCGAAGTTGAATTACTCCATTTTGTACTTCCCTTTGACTCGTACGCGGGAAATACCCATGAGTCTGTACGGACCTACGCGGAACAGTTACATCTTCCCCTTCATATTCTCATGGAGGGAGCTGAATTTCTCACCATGGTTCGGGAAAATCATTATGGCACGGGAAGCGCGGTAAATCCCTGCATAGACTGCCGGATCTTCCGGTTACGCCGGGCAAAGCAGTACATGAAAGAACACGGTTTTGACTTCCTAGTAACTGGCGAAGTTGTTGGCCAGCGTCCCATGTCTCAACGTCTTGAACTCATGCCACTAATTGAAGAACAGGCCGACTTACACGGATTGCTTCTGCGTCCGCTCTCTGCCCAGTATCTTGAGCCGACCATTCCCGAAAAAGAAGGCTGGGTAGATCGGAAAAGTCTTTTTGCTATCTCAGGACGCTCCCGCAAAATGCAACAGGAACTTCTCCGGAAATATGACCTTCGCTCTCAAACCCCCGGTGGTGGATGTATATTAACAGAGAAAGAATTTGCTCGTCGATATCATTATATTGAAAAGAACTTTGGTATGAACCTTCTTTTGTTTCAGCTACTCTCTGTGGGACGCTATGTTCTTGTATCGAAAGAGGTTTGTTGTATCGTTGGACGGGATGACCGTGATAATCAGCGAATTCTTGCCTACCTAGAAAGAAATGACGCCTCGTATCCGACACTTCGTATGGCTCACACGGAAGGACCCTTGGGGGTATTGATTTCTCAGATACCGCTTACAAAGAAGCTCTACGAGGAGGCTGGGGCCATTCTTGCACGGTATTCCAAAGAACGACAAAATACACAAACAGAGGTGTTAGTAGACACTCCTGAAGGTTCCTCAATGTCCTGTGTGGTCACCCCTGCCTCATCTCAGTTTTGCCAAGAGCGGTTGCTTTAA